From the Candidatus Binatus sp. genome, the window CGCTGATGATGCTGGCTCGGGGGAGACGCTCTTTGGGATATCCGCGCGCGCTGACGGGGTTGGTCGTTGCCCTGATTGCGACTACCGCGGCGCTGTTTCTTTTTTTCCAGGCAAATCCGCAGACGCTTGCCTCGCCGCTCGACACGCTCAGCTCCCAACTGGATGCCGGCAAGGACGGCCCTGACGTAGTCGAGCAGCCAGAATCCGCCGAACCCGCACCTGCGTCGATCATAATCAGCATGACGCTGGACCGCACCGCGCCAATCGAAAGCTACCTTCGCAAAGCCGGGATGGAACCGGACGACGCGCATCAGTGGGCGACGTACATTCAGCGCATCACCGCGAACCGATATTTTTACAGCGGGCATCCGCTGACGCTGTACCGGGATCCCGAGACCGGCGAGATGCGCGGCCTCAAGTACGATCTTGACGAAAAGACCACGGTCACCGCGGCCAGTCTCGGCGCCGGCGTGCTGAAGGCTGCGCTGCGGCCGCTCGAGTATTTCATTCGTCCGATCAAGCTGACGTTCGCGGTCAAGGACAACTTCCAGCGCGCAGCCGCCGAGAACGGGATACCCAAGCCAATCGTCGCCACGCTGCAGGACGCGTTCGCGGACCGCCACGATCTCAACCGCCTCGCGCCCGGCTCCGCGGTCAAGCTGATTTACGATGAAAAGGTCAGCCGCGACGGCTCCTACACGCTCGCCGGTGACGTGCAGGCGGCGCAAATCCGCTTTGGGAGCCGCACACTGACGGCGATATCATTCTCCGACGAACACGGCCGCCCTCATCTATATGACGAAAAGGGCCACGCGCTCGGCCCGCAGTCCCTGAAGTTTCCGCTCAATTTCAAGTACATTTCCTCGGGCTTCACCTTCCATCGCTGGCATCCGATCCTGCACGAGTACCGGCCTCATGTCGGCGTCGATCTGGTCGCCAAATACGGCGAGCCGGTCAAAGCCGTCGCCGATGGCAAAGTTATAAGTGCGGGATGGCAGGGCGAGCTTGGCAATTGCATCCGCATTCAACATCAGCATGAGATGATCAGCATTTACGGTCATCTGTCGAAGATTAGCTCCGAGGTGAAGCCGGGCGGTTACGTTCATATC encodes:
- a CDS encoding M23 family metallopeptidase, translated to MGYPRALTGLVVALIATTAALFLFFQANPQTLASPLDTLSSQLDAGKDGPDVVEQPESAEPAPASIIISMTLDRTAPIESYLRKAGMEPDDAHQWATYIQRITANRYFYSGHPLTLYRDPETGEMRGLKYDLDEKTTVTAASLGAGVLKAALRPLEYFIRPIKLTFAVKDNFQRAAAENGIPKPIVATLQDAFADRHDLNRLAPGSAVKLIYDEKVSRDGSYTLAGDVQAAQIRFGSRTLTAISFSDEHGRPHLYDEKGHALGPQSLKFPLNFKYISSGFTFHRWHPILHEYRPHVGVDLVAKYGEPVKAVADGKVISAGWQGELGNCIRIQHQHEMISIYGHLSKISSEVKPGGYVHIGQVIGNVGSTGLSTGPHLHFAMEKDGAWVNPLTEKLGENHEVSPRMKAIFDDIKDRYQSALAALPDLGSHFIATDARKPAISKFADMYHVTLGHSPSKSTHLRAQRISSSRSGPALGALGSDSAL